In Ruminococcaceae bacterium BL-4, one DNA window encodes the following:
- a CDS encoding Glycos_transf_1 domain-containing protein: MMEIRVLVFGMTYNPGGLESVVMNYYRHIDRQKVQFDFLCYNKEPAYAEEIRRLGGKIKVIPGRKSGVIRNHFTMKKWFRENADRYAALWENANSLTDIQPLIFAKKYGISKRIMHSHNSNSMDEPITAFLHKHHKKQILNLATDFWACSLVSAKWMFGEEIIKSKRFHIITNAIEAEKFAFNKTIRDEERAKLGISDCFVIGHVGRFYFQKNQEFLVQIFQEIHKRNPKSVLILIGQGEDEEKIHTQVEKLGLKDVVKFLGVCTNVEKLYQAMDVFVLPSHFEGLPLVLIEAQANGLPCYASDCISKEAQVTSSCQYLSLNLSAEKWADKIMSHENSRNPDAVKEIRNSDYDIQEKTKDLEAFFINGD; this comes from the coding sequence ATGATGGAGATTCGCGTACTTGTCTTTGGAATGACTTATAATCCAGGTGGGCTGGAAAGTGTTGTGATGAATTATTATCGTCATATTGATCGCCAAAAAGTGCAGTTCGATTTTTTATGTTATAATAAAGAACCTGCATATGCGGAAGAAATTCGTAGACTGGGGGGAAAAATAAAAGTAATCCCTGGCAGAAAATCAGGCGTGATTCGAAACCATTTTACTATGAAAAAATGGTTTCGTGAGAATGCGGATCGTTATGCTGCTTTGTGGGAAAATGCGAATTCTCTTACAGATATTCAGCCATTGATCTTTGCAAAAAAATATGGAATTTCTAAAAGAATTATGCATTCACATAATTCCAATAGTATGGATGAACCAATTACCGCTTTTCTTCATAAACATCATAAAAAACAAATCCTAAATTTGGCAACAGATTTTTGGGCTTGTTCTTTAGTGTCAGCAAAATGGATGTTTGGCGAAGAGATTATAAAATCCAAACGCTTTCATATTATTACAAATGCGATCGAGGCTGAAAAATTTGCTTTCAATAAAACAATCAGAGACGAAGAACGTGCCAAACTGGGAATATCTGATTGCTTTGTTATTGGACATGTTGGGCGGTTCTATTTTCAAAAAAATCAAGAATTTCTTGTTCAGATTTTTCAGGAAATTCATAAAAGGAATCCAAAATCTGTTCTGATTTTGATAGGTCAGGGTGAAGACGAGGAAAAGATACATACACAGGTGGAAAAACTTGGATTAAAGGATGTGGTAAAGTTTTTAGGTGTGTGTACCAATGTGGAAAAACTTTACCAGGCTATGGATGTTTTTGTTTTACCTTCCCATTTTGAAGGATTGCCATTGGTTTTAATTGAAGCACAGGCAAATGGGCTTCCTTGTTATGCTTCTGATTGTATTTCTAAAGAAGCACAAGTGACATCTTCCTGTCAGTATTTATCTTTAAATCTTTCGGCAGAAAAATGGGCAGATAAAATTATGAGCCATGAAAATAGTCGGAATCCAGATGCTGTAAAAGAAATTCGAAATTCGGATTATGATATCCAAGAAAAAACGAAAGATTTAGAAGCCTTTTTTATAAACGGAGATTAA